Proteins co-encoded in one Bacteroidota bacterium genomic window:
- a CDS encoding LD-carboxypeptidase, with protein MPPRLKQGDKVMLISSARKVLPEEVNSAVEVLKSWGLIVEFGDNLFEQFNQFAGSDLQRTNDLQNAINDESIKAILFARGGYGTVRIVDAINFFALTKNPKWIIGFSDITVLHAHLEKNFGIATLHSPMAFNFQKTPEEVLEKIKSMLFEGTQQYKVAAHPMNRKGESEGILIGGNLSIIYSLLGSVSDSDTDGKILFLEDLDEYLYHIDRMLQSLKRAGKLAKLAGLIIGGMNDMKDNLIPFGQSPEEIILDAVKEYDYPVCFGFPSGHLPVNFPLLLGDKIHFSVLEEVCINSVSANGNS; from the coding sequence ATGCCTCCAAGATTGAAACAGGGTGATAAAGTAATGCTCATTTCGAGTGCGAGAAAAGTACTTCCGGAAGAAGTTAACTCAGCTGTTGAAGTGCTAAAAAGTTGGGGATTAATTGTGGAATTTGGCGACAATTTATTTGAACAATTCAATCAATTTGCAGGCAGTGATTTGCAACGCACTAACGATTTGCAAAACGCAATTAATGACGAAAGTATAAAAGCAATTTTGTTTGCACGAGGAGGATACGGAACAGTAAGGATTGTTGATGCAATTAATTTTTTTGCCCTTACAAAAAATCCTAAATGGATTATTGGTTTTAGTGATATTACTGTATTACACGCGCATCTTGAAAAGAATTTTGGAATAGCCACTTTACATAGTCCAATGGCTTTTAACTTTCAGAAAACACCGGAGGAAGTGCTTGAAAAAATTAAGAGCATGTTGTTTGAGGGCACACAGCAATACAAAGTGGCGGCTCATCCAATGAATCGAAAAGGTGAATCGGAAGGAATATTAATAGGAGGAAATTTATCAATAATTTATTCATTGCTCGGTTCGGTAAGCGATAGTGATACAGATGGAAAAATTCTCTTTTTAGAAGATTTAGATGAATATTTATACCATATCGACCGCATGCTGCAAAGCTTGAAACGCGCCGGAAAATTAGCTAAGTTAGCCGGATTGATTATTGGAGGCATGAATGATATGAAAGATAATTTAATTCCTTTCGGCCAAAGCCCTGAAGAAATAATTTTGGATGCAGTAAAAGAATATGATTATCCTGTTTGCTTTGGATTTCCATCAGGACATCTTCCTGTAAATTTTCCCTTATTATTGGGCGATAAAATTCACTTTAGTGTGTTAGAAGAAGTATGCATTAACTCAGTATCAGCAAATGGCAATTCATAA
- a CDS encoding T9SS type A sorting domain-containing protein, with translation MKKIYLVVLGLFFLNNVLANKTQQIFTEVEESAVKSIPQIKATTYKTMKVDLSMAKNYLQSIPKEFTAASVQNTYLLQLPMPDGTWADFDLEESPMMEAGLAAQFPTFKTYTGKGITDPSAYLKLSITDKGLHAMILSAKGTIYIDPYNNQTTNLVMVYDKKDFDRNGKVMNCLVGDASTNSLELEGVFKNENTPTPEMMFGDCQRRDFRLAMAATGEYTTFHGGTVPLALAAIVVSVNRINGVYEKEFGVHFNLVANNSLIIYTNGATDPYTNNSGSTMLNENQSNLTTVIGTANYDVGHVFSTGGGGIAQLNSPCSSTGKARGVTGSGAPVGDPFDIDYVAHEMGHQFGGNHTQNNNCNRALAVETGSGVTIMGYAGICAPDVAAHSIDNFHSSNLIEITNFLASANAGCRTLVSVPNNSPVISSSTGNHTIPKSTPFALTCTASDADGDVMTYNWDQFDNQVSTQSPLSTNTGGPNFRCFSSTLSPTWYFPTISSISTNTNDPWQVLPSVARTMNFRLTVRDNHSGNGCTASATSTITFDGTAGPFVVSSPSTTGISYPALSTQTITWSVAGTNVAPVNCSNVDILLSTDGGLTYPTTILSNTPNDGSESVLIPNSQSTTARIMVKANGNVFFDISNNNFAITAPVIFTITAGANANGSISPSGAVSVASGANQTFTISPNPCFQIASVLVDGVNNPAAVSSGTFTFTNVTAAHTIQASFSPITYSITATASSNGSISPSGINSVNCGSNQTYTITPNFGFSVFDVMVDGISIGAVTSHTFTNVTAPHTISATFVAQVLNFTITASAGANGSISPSGAVNVTGGSSQTFIITPNSCYAILDVIVDGISQGPFPSYTFTNVNASHTITATFVQLTYTILANAGPDGSISPALNTTVNCGANQTYTITPNLGFNVLDVLVDGISIGAVTSHTFTNVTAAHTISATFVAQTVNHTITATAGANGNISPSGVVNVTGGANQTFLITPNSCYTILDVSVDGISQGPLTSYTFTNVNTSHTIDVTFINLTYTILASAGANGSVSPAGSTTVNCGTNQSYSISANGGYFIQDVLVDGISQGAVSSYTFTNVTTNHTISASFAQNTVGTTTLTVASCNSTVATMNDQVFIYPVAGATNYRYKVENSTLGFNSVYTRNSSLTDFRLKWAPGVQFATTYSISVAALVGGIWGTYGAACPVTVGPFPSTQLSNCATVLPAMSTAFTCVPVSGASNYQYRFTNTSLSYSYEAYRNNSSTDYRLTWLPSNFAAQYSTTYNVEVRALVGGIWGTYGNVCTITTPSAPITSLQPAFCSNYALPTFSSAVNCVAIAGASNYRYKITGPASYSKVFTRNSSLTDWRFSWTLLCCGQQNMLANSTYTVEVAYFAGGAWSAYGPACTIVTPGTVPRYAFKENEEVTLEEPVQEFTLSVFPNPSTLDQEVSIEISGFEDIGANVEFAIFDLMGKKVYANSGQLADKNNFTIKPEYTFTKGIYLAEARMGATVKRVKFIVE, from the coding sequence ATGAAAAAAATCTATTTAGTAGTACTTGGCCTTTTCTTCTTAAACAATGTACTGGCCAATAAAACCCAACAAATTTTTACAGAAGTTGAAGAAAGCGCTGTAAAATCTATTCCTCAAATTAAGGCCACAACGTATAAAACAATGAAGGTTGATCTTTCAATGGCCAAAAACTATTTGCAAAGCATTCCGAAAGAGTTTACTGCAGCCTCTGTACAAAACACATATTTATTGCAGCTACCAATGCCAGATGGCACCTGGGCTGATTTTGATTTGGAGGAATCGCCGATGATGGAAGCAGGATTAGCTGCTCAGTTCCCAACTTTTAAAACTTACACGGGAAAAGGTATTACTGACCCTTCGGCATATTTAAAATTAAGCATTACCGATAAAGGATTGCATGCAATGATCTTGTCTGCAAAAGGTACAATCTATATCGATCCATACAACAATCAAACTACCAATTTAGTAATGGTTTATGATAAAAAAGACTTTGACCGTAATGGTAAAGTAATGAATTGTTTGGTTGGAGATGCTAGTACAAATTCCTTAGAGTTAGAAGGTGTTTTTAAAAATGAAAATACACCAACACCAGAAATGATGTTTGGAGATTGTCAGCGTCGTGACTTTAGACTAGCGATGGCTGCAACGGGAGAATATACCACATTTCACGGAGGAACTGTGCCCTTGGCTTTAGCGGCAATTGTAGTATCTGTAAATAGAATTAACGGTGTATATGAAAAAGAATTTGGAGTACACTTTAATCTTGTGGCAAACAATAGTTTAATTATTTACACAAATGGCGCAACCGATCCATACACCAATAACAGTGGAAGCACCATGTTAAATGAAAATCAAAGTAATTTAACAACTGTAATTGGAACTGCCAACTACGATGTAGGGCATGTGTTTAGTACCGGTGGAGGAGGAATTGCACAACTAAATTCTCCTTGTAGTTCTACCGGTAAAGCGAGAGGTGTTACAGGAAGTGGTGCTCCTGTAGGAGATCCATTTGATATTGATTATGTAGCACATGAAATGGGGCATCAATTTGGTGGAAATCATACTCAAAACAACAATTGCAACCGTGCACTTGCAGTGGAAACAGGAAGTGGAGTAACCATCATGGGTTATGCAGGTATTTGCGCTCCAGACGTTGCTGCTCATAGCATCGATAACTTTCATTCATCTAATTTAATTGAAATAACAAACTTTCTTGCTTCAGCAAATGCTGGATGCAGAACCTTAGTTTCAGTTCCGAATAATTCACCGGTGATTTCTTCATCAACCGGAAATCATACGATTCCTAAAAGCACACCTTTTGCATTAACCTGCACTGCTAGCGATGCTGATGGAGATGTGATGACTTACAATTGGGACCAATTCGACAATCAAGTAAGCACTCAATCACCTTTATCAACCAATACCGGTGGTCCAAATTTCAGATGCTTTAGTTCAACTTTAAGTCCTACTTGGTATTTTCCAACTATTTCGAGCATTAGTACTAATACCAATGATCCTTGGCAAGTATTACCAAGTGTTGCAAGGACAATGAATTTTAGATTAACTGTACGCGATAACCATTCAGGAAATGGATGTACAGCATCCGCTACCAGCACTATCACTTTTGATGGTACAGCTGGGCCATTTGTGGTTTCAAGCCCAAGCACAACTGGAATATCTTATCCAGCATTAAGTACACAAACCATTACCTGGAGTGTAGCGGGCACCAATGTAGCGCCTGTAAATTGCAGTAATGTAGATATATTGTTGAGTACCGATGGTGGATTAACTTATCCAACCACTATATTAAGCAATACCCCAAATGATGGAAGTGAGAGTGTTTTAATTCCGAATTCACAAAGCACAACTGCTCGAATTATGGTAAAGGCAAACGGAAATGTTTTCTTTGATATTTCCAATAACAATTTTGCAATTACAGCACCGGTAATCTTTACTATAACTGCCGGTGCCAATGCAAATGGTTCTATTTCGCCAAGCGGTGCGGTATCGGTAGCTTCCGGAGCAAATCAAACTTTTACGATTAGCCCAAATCCATGTTTTCAAATTGCTTCGGTTTTAGTTGATGGAGTTAACAACCCTGCAGCAGTGAGTAGCGGAACTTTTACATTTACAAATGTTACAGCTGCACATACAATTCAAGCAAGCTTTTCTCCAATAACCTATTCAATTACTGCGACTGCTTCTTCAAATGGTAGCATCTCACCTTCCGGCATAAACAGCGTAAATTGTGGTTCAAATCAAACTTACACCATTACTCCTAATTTTGGTTTTAGTGTATTTGATGTAATGGTTGATGGAATTTCAATTGGTGCAGTTACCTCACATACATTTACTAATGTAACTGCTCCACATACAATCAGTGCAACATTTGTTGCGCAAGTGCTAAACTTTACCATAACAGCTTCTGCCGGTGCAAATGGTAGTATTTCGCCAAGTGGAGCTGTGAATGTGACAGGTGGATCTAGTCAAACATTTATTATTACACCAAATTCCTGTTATGCTATTTTGGATGTAATTGTGGATGGAATTTCACAAGGACCATTTCCATCTTATACCTTTACTAATGTAAATGCATCACATACCATTACAGCAACTTTTGTACAACTCACTTATACTATACTAGCGAATGCCGGTCCTGATGGCTCAATTAGTCCTGCATTAAATACAACAGTTAATTGTGGAGCAAATCAAACCTATACCATTACTCCTAATTTAGGTTTTAATGTATTAGATGTGTTGGTTGATGGAATTTCAATTGGTGCTGTTACTTCACATACATTCACTAATGTAACCGCCGCACATACTATTAGCGCTACGTTTGTTGCCCAAACTGTAAACCATACAATAACGGCTACTGCCGGAGCGAACGGAAATATATCACCGAGTGGAGTTGTGAATGTTACTGGTGGAGCTAATCAAACATTTTTAATTACCCCAAATTCATGTTATACTATTTTGGATGTAAGTGTGGATGGAATTTCACAAGGACCACTAACTTCATATACCTTTACCAATGTTAATACGTCACATACAATTGATGTAACTTTTATAAATCTCACTTATACTATACTAGCCAGTGCAGGAGCTAATGGCTCAGTAAGTCCTGCCGGCAGCACAACAGTAAATTGTGGAACAAATCAATCCTATTCCATTAGTGCCAATGGCGGATACTTTATTCAAGATGTATTAGTAGATGGAATTTCGCAAGGAGCTGTTTCCTCATACACCTTTACTAATGTAACAACCAATCATACTATAAGTGCTAGCTTTGCTCAAAATACCGTAGGAACAACTACCTTAACTGTAGCTTCTTGCAACAGTACAGTTGCCACTATGAACGATCAGGTATTTATTTATCCGGTTGCTGGAGCTACGAATTATCGCTATAAAGTTGAAAATAGTACGCTTGGATTTAATAGTGTGTATACAAGAAATTCAAGCTTAACTGATTTCCGTTTAAAATGGGCTCCCGGTGTACAATTTGCAACCACATATTCCATTTCAGTAGCTGCACTTGTTGGTGGAATTTGGGGAACTTATGGAGCAGCTTGCCCGGTAACAGTTGGACCTTTCCCAAGTACACAATTGAGTAATTGTGCTACCGTGTTACCTGCTATGTCGACTGCATTTACTTGTGTTCCGGTAAGTGGAGCATCCAATTATCAATATCGATTTACGAATACTTCATTATCTTATTCTTATGAAGCATATCGCAATAACTCAAGTACTGATTATCGCTTAACCTGGTTGCCATCTAACTTTGCTGCTCAATATTCAACTACCTATAATGTTGAAGTTAGAGCGCTTGTAGGTGGTATTTGGGGTACTTATGGTAATGTTTGTACCATTACTACTCCATCGGCACCTATTACTTCACTTCAACCGGCATTTTGTTCAAACTATGCTTTACCCACTTTCTCAAGTGCTGTTAACTGTGTAGCCATAGCAGGTGCAAGCAATTATCGCTATAAAATTACAGGACCAGCTTCCTATTCAAAAGTCTTTACACGTAACTCTTCATTAACTGATTGGAGATTTTCATGGACTTTATTGTGCTGTGGACAACAAAATATGTTGGCCAATTCAACTTACACTGTAGAAGTAGCCTACTTTGCGGGTGGAGCTTGGAGTGCTTATGGTCCTGCTTGTACCATTGTAACACCGGGTACAGTTCCTCGTTACGCATTTAAAGAGAATGAAGAAGTAACTTTAGAGGAACCTGTACAAGAGTTTACACTTTCTGTTTTCCCCAATCCATCTACACTAGATCAAGAAGTATCAATAGAAATTAGTGGATTTGAAGATATTGGTGCGAATGTAGAGTTTGCTATTTTTGATTTGATGGGTAAAAAAGTTTATGCTAATTCAGGTCAATTAGCCGATAAAAACAACTTTACTATTAAACCTGAATACACTTTTACAAAAGGTATTTATCTAGCGGAAGCGCGCATGGGAGCAACAGTTAAACGAGTAAAATTCATCGTTGAATAA
- a CDS encoding TonB-dependent receptor — protein MKKRSLTFLTFLLACFAFAQEPTQTIRGSIIDNQSKAPLIGVSVTVLNSSEFKGNASDIDGNFRLEKIPVGRQSLKFTYLGYRERVVQVMVTSGKETVVTIEMEESVIQGKEVVITAQQEKTKAINEMATVSARSFTIEETSRYAGSRNDPARMAANYAGVSGANDSRNDIIIRGNSPQGVLWRLNGIDIPNPNHFGSLGSTGGPVGILNNNVLDNSDFMTGAFPAEYGNALAGVFDLRMRAGNNEKHEHMFQLGFTGFEGGIEGPFSKKSKASYLVNYRYSSLAVFQAMGANFGTGAAVPQYQDISFKFDLPTAKAGKFSIFGVGGLSYIEFLDSKKDSTAKDFYSTSGTDTYFGSNMGVVGLQHVYSFSTNTYGKFNLSASGFSTKIKQDSLSTFDRTPIAYYGNTSANTKLSMNYVLVKKFNAKNTLKSGIYIDKLMYSLKDSVFDSPVYQRLRNSSGDGFLYQAYTQWLHKFSDKLTGNMGLHFQQLSINSSYAIEPRLGVKWEFKEGQSINVGAGMHSQMQTIFTYFDETYLPATNQRILTNKQLDLSRSNQLVVGYDNAFTKSMRIKAEAYYQYLYDIPVTQNSSYYSVVNAGADFNNPSIDSLVNKGTGTNLGIELTLEKFFSKGYYYLLTASLFDSKYKGSDGIERNTAFNGNYTVNALGGKEFAISKKSVICIDGKVTYAGGKREVPIDLDASNAQGSAVYIENKAYDTKLKDYFRTDIKISYKLNGRRITQEFSVDVQNITNSKNIFQRTYDAQNKELRTEYQMGLFVIPQYRILF, from the coding sequence ATGAAAAAACGAAGCCTGACTTTTTTAACATTCTTATTAGCGTGTTTTGCATTTGCCCAAGAGCCAACACAAACCATTCGTGGAAGTATTATCGACAATCAATCAAAAGCTCCATTAATTGGTGTTAGCGTTACAGTTTTAAACAGTTCTGAATTTAAAGGAAACGCCAGTGATATCGATGGAAATTTTCGACTCGAAAAAATTCCTGTAGGGCGTCAAAGTTTAAAATTTACTTATTTGGGATATCGTGAGCGGGTAGTTCAAGTTATGGTTACTAGTGGAAAGGAAACAGTTGTGACCATTGAAATGGAAGAATCGGTGATTCAAGGAAAGGAAGTTGTTATTACTGCCCAACAAGAAAAGACCAAAGCAATTAATGAAATGGCAACGGTTAGTGCCCGTTCGTTTACCATTGAAGAAACAAGTCGCTATGCAGGAAGCCGCAATGATCCGGCTCGTATGGCAGCCAACTATGCTGGTGTAAGCGGAGCAAACGATTCACGAAACGATATTATTATTCGTGGAAATTCTCCACAAGGTGTGTTGTGGAGGTTGAATGGTATTGATATTCCCAATCCAAATCATTTTGGTTCATTGGGTTCAACAGGAGGACCGGTTGGAATTTTAAATAACAATGTGCTGGATAACTCCGATTTTATGACGGGTGCTTTTCCTGCTGAATATGGAAATGCACTTGCAGGTGTTTTTGATTTACGCATGCGTGCAGGTAATAACGAAAAGCATGAACACATGTTTCAACTTGGCTTTACCGGTTTTGAAGGTGGTATTGAAGGACCTTTTTCAAAAAAAAGTAAAGCATCTTATCTTGTTAATTACCGCTATTCATCACTAGCGGTGTTTCAAGCCATGGGTGCTAATTTTGGAACCGGTGCAGCTGTACCTCAGTATCAAGACATCTCTTTTAAATTTGACTTACCTACTGCCAAGGCAGGTAAATTCAGCATCTTTGGAGTTGGAGGCTTAAGCTACATTGAATTTTTGGACAGCAAAAAGGACAGCACTGCGAAAGATTTTTATAGCACTTCAGGAACAGATACTTACTTTGGGTCGAACATGGGTGTGGTTGGACTACAACATGTATATTCTTTTTCAACCAACACTTATGGTAAATTTAATTTATCTGCTTCAGGATTTTCAACTAAAATAAAACAGGATTCATTGAGCACATTTGACAGAACTCCGATCGCGTATTATGGAAATACATCGGCAAATACTAAACTCAGTATGAATTATGTTTTGGTAAAAAAGTTCAATGCAAAAAATACTTTGAAGAGTGGAATATATATTGATAAATTAATGTACTCACTTAAAGATAGTGTGTTCGATTCGCCGGTGTATCAGCGATTGCGCAATAGCAGTGGCGACGGATTTTTATACCAAGCATACACACAATGGTTGCACAAATTTTCAGACAAGTTAACCGGAAATATGGGCTTGCATTTCCAACAATTATCCATAAACTCAAGTTATGCAATTGAACCGCGTTTGGGTGTAAAATGGGAATTCAAAGAAGGCCAATCCATCAATGTTGGAGCCGGTATGCACAGCCAAATGCAAACGATTTTTACCTATTTTGATGAAACGTATTTGCCGGCTACTAACCAACGCATACTCACCAACAAACAATTAGATTTATCGCGCAGTAACCAGTTGGTTGTGGGTTACGACAATGCCTTTACTAAAAGCATGCGTATAAAAGCAGAAGCATATTACCAGTATTTATACGATATTCCGGTTACTCAAAATTCGAGTTATTATTCGGTGGTGAATGCCGGTGCCGATTTTAACAATCCTTCCATTGATAGTTTGGTAAATAAGGGCACCGGTACAAACCTAGGTATTGAATTAACACTTGAAAAATTCTTTAGTAAGGGATATTATTATTTGCTTACCGCCTCCTTGTTTGATAGTAAGTACAAAGGAAGTGATGGAATAGAAAGGAATACAGCATTTAATGGAAACTATACCGTAAATGCACTTGGTGGAAAAGAATTTGCCATTTCTAAAAAATCGGTTATTTGCATCGACGGGAAAGTAACCTATGCAGGAGGGAAGCGCGAAGTTCCTATCGACTTGGATGCTTCAAATGCTCAAGGTAGTGCTGTATATATTGAAAACAAAGCCTATGATACTAAGTTGAAAGATTATTTTAGAACCGATATTAAAATTTCATATAAACTGAATGGGCGCAGAATTACACAGGAATTTTCAGTGGATGTGCAAAATATTACCAATTCAAAAAATATATTTCAGCGTACTTACGATGCGCAAAATAAAGAGTTGCGTACCGAGTATCAAATGGGTTTATTTGTAATTCCTCAGTACCGAATTTTGTTTTAA
- a CDS encoding histidine kinase, which yields MQPIEEPKDKWARIIFIPVMGLLVMLLFDKREYTSNANLVLINALVSVFSTFILWQGNRYIVILLRNKFSDYRDVLQRIVWQLIASTLFSLCASNLIYFSLMQLFPQFPLCNDDRVFMSQLSLILTFLVIAIYEGTYYFGKWKEALLHGEELKRQQISAQFETLKTQVNPHFLFNSLNTLTALIEENPDLAVRFVAQLSQVYRYVLQSKDKETVELKTELEFTESYIFLLRYRFESNLKVSIQLDEKYLKKSVAPLALQMLIENAIKHNVVSADKPLLIDIYIENEKYVVVKNNLQLKNNFEQNNGLGLPNILKRYSYLSQIEPRIEQTETYFKVLLPLL from the coding sequence ATGCAACCTATAGAAGAGCCAAAAGATAAATGGGCCAGAATAATTTTTATTCCGGTAATGGGATTGTTGGTGATGCTTTTGTTCGACAAAAGGGAATATACCTCCAATGCGAACTTGGTACTGATAAATGCGCTAGTTTCTGTTTTTTCAACCTTTATACTTTGGCAGGGTAACCGGTATATTGTTATTTTATTACGAAATAAATTCTCCGATTATCGCGATGTGTTGCAGCGAATCGTATGGCAATTAATTGCCAGTACGTTGTTTTCATTGTGCGCAAGTAACCTAATTTATTTCAGCTTAATGCAGCTGTTTCCACAGTTTCCTTTGTGCAACGACGACCGAGTTTTTATGTCGCAACTAAGCTTAATTCTTACCTTTTTGGTAATTGCAATTTATGAAGGAACTTATTACTTTGGAAAATGGAAGGAAGCATTGCTACACGGTGAAGAATTGAAACGTCAGCAAATAAGTGCGCAATTTGAAACACTTAAAACCCAAGTTAATCCGCATTTTTTATTCAATAGCTTAAATACACTTACTGCGCTCATCGAAGAAAATCCTGATTTAGCGGTTCGTTTTGTAGCGCAGCTTTCGCAAGTGTATCGCTATGTTTTACAAAGTAAAGACAAGGAAACCGTGGAGTTAAAAACGGAATTGGAATTTACCGAATCCTATATTTTTTTATTGCGCTATCGTTTTGAAAGTAACTTGAAAGTAAGCATACAACTCGATGAAAAATATTTGAAAAAATCAGTTGCTCCGCTTGCGCTACAAATGCTAATTGAAAATGCAATAAAGCACAATGTTGTTTCGGCCGATAAACCACTTCTTATTGACATCTATATCGAAAACGAAAAATACGTTGTAGTAAAAAACAATTTGCAACTCAAAAATAATTTTGAGCAAAACAATGGATTGGGATTGCCCAACATACTGAAACGATATTCCTATCTTTCACAAATTGAACCTCGAATTGAACAAACAGAAACCTATTTTAAAGTGCTATTACCTTTATTGTAA
- a CDS encoding response regulator transcription factor, with protein sequence MNIVIVEDEVAAARRLQKLISELVPQANLLAHFESVEDTVNWCLQNPHPDLFFMDIQLADGLSFEIFEHVSINAPVIFTTAFDEYAIKAFTVNSIDYLLKPIERNLLERSLNKFNATAKNENEKLRTIVAEILSTRKNFRDRFLVRKGDAYYPLMLNEIAYFYAEEKVVFAKTKQNQRALIDFTMDSLERCLNPALFFRANRSFIISIDSISKVTPGFNGKLNASVQPGQEHEIVISRERAPDFKNWLGK encoded by the coding sequence ATGAACATAGTTATTGTTGAAGATGAAGTAGCTGCTGCTCGAAGACTTCAAAAATTAATTAGTGAATTAGTTCCGCAAGCCAATTTGTTGGCGCACTTCGAAAGTGTTGAAGATACAGTTAATTGGTGCCTTCAAAACCCACATCCGGATTTGTTTTTTATGGATATTCAATTGGCCGATGGACTTAGTTTCGAAATTTTTGAGCATGTTTCAATTAATGCACCCGTTATTTTTACCACTGCTTTTGATGAATATGCAATTAAAGCGTTCACAGTAAACAGTATTGATTATTTATTAAAACCCATTGAGCGAAATTTGCTGGAGCGCTCGTTAAATAAATTTAATGCTACTGCAAAGAATGAAAATGAAAAATTAAGAACTATAGTTGCTGAGATTCTTTCAACCCGCAAAAATTTCAGAGATCGATTTTTGGTGCGAAAAGGTGATGCGTATTATCCACTAATGCTTAATGAAATTGCATATTTCTACGCCGAAGAAAAGGTGGTGTTTGCAAAAACGAAACAAAACCAACGCGCACTTATCGACTTTACAATGGATTCGTTGGAAAGGTGTTTGAACCCAGCTTTGTTTTTTAGAGCCAATCGTAGCTTTATAATTTCTATCGATTCAATAAGTAAAGTTACGCCTGGTTTTAATGGTAAGTTAAACGCAAGTGTACAACCGGGGCAGGAACACGAAATAGTAATTTCACGGGAACGAGCACCCGATTTTAAAAACTGGTTAGGAAAATAG
- a CDS encoding type IX secretion system membrane protein PorP/SprF has protein sequence MQRLFGFLFILSFCIGLSIPTKAQQLAQYTMYTFNHFGINPAAPGDPKCMAAKIGYRNQWVGFEGNPVSEFLSIQAAIPPRNRNFRKGYSSTGLYLENDQTGPTRYTGFYLNYAYHRTMVKETYLSIGLFAGTMMYNYDKNAVITASQTDNAITASKTKFIFPDINPGIWIHNDNAYAGLSIKNVIGNSLTKVYGINSKLTRHFYLNAGYRWLSQDKSFSLIPSIMLKYTPYGAPGVDFNFLYDYYDKFDLGVSYRLIDGASAMFRIKMGKFIYLSYAYDYNTSKIKIASNNTHEVMLHFKLCKSKDGIDKPREICPAYQ, from the coding sequence ATGCAAAGACTGTTCGGCTTCCTTTTTATTCTCAGCTTTTGTATAGGATTATCTATCCCTACAAAGGCGCAACAGTTGGCGCAATATACCATGTATACGTTTAATCATTTTGGTATTAATCCTGCTGCACCGGGTGATCCAAAATGCATGGCTGCTAAAATTGGGTACCGCAATCAGTGGGTGGGATTTGAAGGCAATCCCGTTTCGGAGTTTTTAAGTATTCAAGCTGCGATTCCTCCACGAAATAGAAATTTCCGTAAAGGTTATTCAAGTACCGGATTATATCTCGAAAACGATCAAACAGGGCCGACACGTTATACCGGTTTCTATTTAAATTATGCTTACCACCGTACGATGGTGAAAGAAACTTATTTATCAATTGGACTCTTTGCCGGAACAATGATGTATAATTACGATAAAAATGCTGTAATAACTGCTTCACAAACCGACAATGCTATTACAGCTTCAAAAACTAAATTTATTTTTCCGGATATAAATCCCGGTATATGGATTCATAACGATAATGCTTATGCCGGTTTATCAATTAAGAATGTAATTGGAAATTCACTAACAAAAGTTTACGGTATTAACAGCAAACTTACACGTCACTTTTATTTAAATGCCGGTTATCGATGGTTGTCGCAAGACAAATCCTTTTCGTTGATACCTTCAATAATGCTAAAATACACGCCTTATGGCGCACCCGGTGTTGATTTTAATTTTTTATATGACTATTACGATAAGTTTGACTTAGGGGTATCCTATCGTTTAATAGATGGCGCTTCGGCCATGTTTAGAATTAAAATGGGGAAATTTATTTACTTGAGTTATGCTTACGATTACAACACTTCTAAAATTAAAATTGCCAGCAATAATACCCACGAAGTAATGCTGCATTTTAAATTGTGTAAGTCGAAAGATGGTATTGATAAACCGCGTGAAATTTGTCCTGCTTATCAATAG